A genome region from Streptomyces xanthophaeus includes the following:
- a CDS encoding TetR/AcrR family transcriptional regulator, with protein MPTNKPTSQKKPQVTASPERRRELLDTAAEVFAAQGYNATTVRKIADAAGMLAGSLYYHFDSKESMLDEILSAFLTELWDGYDTVLAAGLGPRETIEALVTESFREIDRHRAAVAIYQKESRTLSAQPRFHYLSDSQQKFEKAWLGTLERGVEAEVFRADLDIRLTYRFVRDTVWVAASWYRPGGQHSPEEIARQYLSMVLDGIALRPT; from the coding sequence GTGCCAACGAACAAGCCGACATCCCAGAAGAAGCCCCAGGTGACGGCCTCCCCCGAACGGCGTCGTGAACTCCTCGACACCGCCGCCGAGGTCTTCGCCGCGCAGGGCTACAACGCCACCACCGTCCGCAAGATCGCCGACGCCGCCGGCATGCTCGCCGGCAGCCTCTACTACCACTTCGATTCCAAGGAATCGATGCTCGACGAGATCCTCTCGGCCTTCCTGACCGAACTGTGGGACGGGTACGACACCGTCCTCGCCGCCGGTCTCGGCCCCAGGGAGACCATCGAAGCCCTCGTCACCGAGTCCTTCCGGGAGATCGACCGGCACCGCGCCGCCGTCGCCATCTACCAGAAGGAGTCCCGCACCCTCTCCGCCCAGCCCCGCTTCCACTACCTGTCCGACTCGCAGCAGAAGTTCGAGAAGGCCTGGCTCGGGACGCTGGAGCGGGGCGTCGAGGCCGAGGTCTTCCGCGCCGACCTCGACATCCGCCTCACCTACCGCTTCGTGCGCGACACGGTGTGGGTGGCGGCCTCCTGGTACCGGCCGGGCGGACAGCACAGCCCCGAGGAGATCGCCCGTCAGTACCTGTCGATGGTGCTGGACGGGATCGCACTGCGCCCCACCTGA
- a CDS encoding acyl-CoA dehydrogenase family protein, translated as MRFLLTDEQSDFARTLRSLLGSAQVPAAVRAWADGDAGPGRTVWSRLAGTGLFALAVPEPYEGAGLLPAELSLGFVELGRAGVPGPVVESAAVSVLLAEVADEALAKRFLPGLAQGGTSATLTLPGGSPYALDADAATYCFTVSPAGELRVVNGADVADGADGGAGSAGGSLRSTDPARRLSRPPAGAGELLAAGPAVARAAEAAGRWARLLTAAQCLGVGEALLARTVEYVKQRTQFGTPIGAFQAVKHRLADTLLDLEFARPLVWAAALSLDPGEVAAAKLAAGEASYRAATTALQLHGAVGYTEELDLSLWLRKARPLRDAWGTPSACRAEVLRSLTPRRR; from the coding sequence ATGCGCTTCCTGCTGACCGACGAGCAGTCGGACTTCGCCCGTACGCTGCGCTCCCTGCTGGGCTCGGCACAGGTACCGGCGGCGGTACGGGCCTGGGCGGACGGCGACGCGGGGCCCGGGCGGACGGTGTGGTCCCGGCTCGCGGGGACGGGGCTGTTCGCGCTGGCCGTCCCGGAGCCCTACGAGGGGGCGGGCCTGCTCCCGGCGGAGCTGTCCCTCGGCTTCGTGGAGCTGGGCCGGGCCGGGGTGCCGGGGCCGGTGGTGGAGAGCGCCGCGGTGTCGGTGCTGCTGGCGGAGGTGGCGGACGAGGCGCTCGCCAAGCGGTTCCTGCCGGGGCTGGCGCAGGGCGGGACCTCGGCCACGCTGACCCTGCCGGGCGGGAGCCCGTACGCCCTGGACGCGGACGCGGCGACGTACTGCTTCACGGTGTCCCCGGCGGGCGAACTGCGCGTGGTGAACGGGGCGGACGTGGCGGACGGGGCGGACGGCGGCGCGGGCTCGGCGGGTGGGTCGCTCCGGTCGACGGACCCCGCACGCCGGCTGTCCCGCCCGCCGGCCGGCGCGGGTGAACTGCTGGCCGCGGGCCCGGCGGTGGCCCGGGCGGCCGAGGCGGCCGGACGCTGGGCCCGCCTGCTGACGGCGGCCCAGTGCCTGGGCGTCGGCGAGGCGCTGCTGGCCAGGACGGTGGAGTACGTGAAGCAGCGCACGCAGTTCGGGACGCCGATCGGGGCCTTCCAGGCGGTGAAGCACCGGCTGGCGGACACCCTGCTCGACCTGGAGTTCGCCCGCCCGCTGGTGTGGGCGGCGGCGCTGTCGCTCGACCCGGGCGAGGTGGCGGCCGCGAAGCTGGCGGCCGGCGAGGCGTCCTACCGGGCGGCGACGACCGCGCTCCAGCTCCACGGTGCGGTGGGCTACACCGAGGAGCTGGACCTGTCCCTGTGGCTGCGCAAGGCCCGCCCCCTGCGGGACGCCTGGGGAACGCCGTCGGCCTGCCGGGCCGAGGTCCTGCGCTCGCTCACACCACGGCGACGCTGA
- a CDS encoding class I SAM-dependent methyltransferase, with amino-acid sequence MTTRARSFDAAAASYAAHRPSYPPALFDAVESLTGRPLAGSRVADVGAGTGIATALLHQRGAEVVAVEPGDGMAAQFRRTCPGIPIVRGDGDRLPLATGAFDLLTYAQAWHWTDPARSVPEARRVLRPGGALALWWNDTDATVPWIAEQEERLRAFFGVEGETHRTLPEGLGEFTTRSVTWTRRITLDDHLANLASHSAFLVLGEERTRAYFAGERELLDPLFPDGIVEEQYVVSLSVAVV; translated from the coding sequence ATGACCACACGTGCCCGTTCCTTCGACGCAGCAGCCGCTTCGTACGCGGCCCACCGCCCCAGCTACCCCCCGGCGCTCTTCGACGCCGTCGAGTCCCTCACCGGGCGCCCGCTCGCCGGGTCCCGGGTGGCCGACGTGGGAGCCGGCACCGGGATCGCCACCGCGCTCCTGCACCAGCGCGGGGCCGAGGTCGTCGCCGTGGAGCCCGGGGACGGAATGGCCGCCCAGTTCCGCCGCACCTGCCCCGGGATCCCGATCGTGCGCGGCGACGGGGACCGGCTGCCGCTGGCCACCGGCGCGTTCGACCTGCTCACCTACGCCCAGGCCTGGCACTGGACCGACCCGGCCCGCTCCGTGCCCGAGGCCCGGCGGGTGCTGCGCCCCGGCGGCGCGCTCGCGCTCTGGTGGAACGACACGGACGCCACCGTGCCCTGGATCGCCGAACAGGAGGAGCGGCTCCGGGCCTTCTTCGGGGTCGAGGGGGAGACCCACCGCACCCTGCCCGAAGGGCTCGGTGAGTTCACCACCCGGTCCGTGACGTGGACCCGGCGCATCACGCTGGACGACCACCTCGCCAACCTCGCCAGCCACTCCGCCTTCCTGGTCCTGGGCGAGGAACGCACCCGCGCGTACTTCGCGGGGGAGCGGGAGCTGCTGGACCCGCTCTTCCCGGACGGCATCGTCGAGGAGCAGTACGTCGTGAGCCTCAGCGTCGCCGTGGTGTGA
- a CDS encoding cold-shock protein — MALGTVKWFNSEKGFGFIEQDGGGPDVFAHYSNIATQGFRELQEGQRVSFDVTQGQKGPQAENIIPA; from the coding sequence ATGGCACTTGGCACCGTGAAGTGGTTCAACTCGGAAAAGGGCTTCGGCTTCATCGAGCAGGACGGTGGCGGCCCGGACGTCTTCGCCCACTACTCGAACATCGCCACCCAGGGCTTCCGTGAGCTCCAGGAGGGCCAGCGCGTGTCCTTCGACGTCACCCAGGGCCAGAAGGGCCCCCAGGCGGAGAACATCATCCCCGCCTAA
- a CDS encoding tyrosine-protein phosphatase — protein sequence MSRARIRLARAAGAAALAVGTLPASAYAAAAPGAGVSARHHQQQQAETIRQIPLQGAVNLRDIGGYRTWTGGQVRQGLVYRSDALSKLTDADVTTVTGLGLTKVVDFRIPMELQYDGADRLPTGLSPTSRAVSDLGLYGTLVGAIGSGDPVVQEQMLGGGRAEAYMRDIYRTFVSSPENRAQFAATLREIADGRQGPVLYHCTSGKDRTGWMSYVLLRALAVPEDTAERDYLASNTFRGAYDARVRAGLKQSGRMQNPDLLIPLQEVRQDYLDAATAQLEADYGSFYGYLTQGLGLDLRTLAKLQAKMVR from the coding sequence ATGAGCCGTGCCCGCATCCGCCTGGCGAGAGCGGCGGGCGCCGCCGCTCTCGCCGTCGGGACCCTGCCCGCCTCCGCGTACGCGGCGGCGGCGCCCGGAGCCGGGGTCAGCGCCCGGCACCACCAGCAGCAGCAAGCCGAAACGATTCGCCAGATCCCCCTCCAGGGCGCCGTCAACCTCCGGGACATCGGCGGCTACCGCACCTGGACCGGCGGCCAGGTCCGCCAGGGGCTGGTCTACCGCTCCGACGCGCTGAGCAAGCTGACCGACGCCGACGTCACCACCGTCACCGGTCTCGGCCTCACGAAGGTCGTCGATTTCCGCATTCCGATGGAGCTCCAGTACGACGGCGCCGACCGGCTGCCCACCGGGCTCTCCCCCACCTCGCGCGCCGTCAGTGACCTCGGCCTCTACGGAACCCTCGTCGGCGCGATCGGCAGCGGCGATCCCGTCGTCCAGGAGCAGATGCTCGGCGGCGGCCGCGCCGAGGCCTACATGCGCGACATCTACCGCACCTTCGTGAGCAGCCCCGAGAACCGGGCGCAGTTCGCGGCGACCCTGCGGGAGATCGCCGACGGCCGGCAGGGCCCGGTCCTGTACCACTGCACGTCCGGCAAGGACCGGACCGGCTGGATGAGTTACGTCCTGCTGCGCGCCCTCGCCGTCCCCGAGGACACCGCGGAGCGCGACTACCTGGCGTCGAACACCTTCCGCGGCGCCTACGACGCCCGGGTGCGGGCGGGCCTCAAGCAGTCGGGCCGGATGCAGAACCCGGACCTGCTGATCCCGCTCCAGGAGGTCCGCCAGGACTACCTGGACGCGGCGACGGCGCAGCTGGAGGCCGACTACGGCAGCTTCTACGGCTACCTGACCCAGGGCCTCGGCCTGGATCTGCGGACCCTGGCGAAGCTGCAGGCCAAGATGGTCCGGTAG
- a CDS encoding SIMPL domain-containing protein, whose translation MAAIKEPWGLSVLGAGSVSAEPRHAHVDLAVDLLAPTPKAAFAEAGAAVTRLRDVLREHGVPDSDVSGSRLQLSSQYKGYGADRTFHGYGCEATYTVRTEELAGLELLIEDAVTAGANRVDAVRFEVEDKPAMRDEARRRAVAAARRKAEVYAQACGVRLGPVIHIEDVDPESMGSYSHGRRKGGDPEEDGALTPGSVRVEAAVLLGFALLPE comes from the coding sequence ATGGCAGCGATCAAGGAGCCCTGGGGGCTCAGTGTGCTCGGCGCGGGCAGCGTGTCCGCCGAACCCCGGCACGCCCACGTGGACCTGGCGGTCGATCTCCTCGCCCCGACCCCGAAGGCGGCCTTCGCCGAGGCGGGCGCGGCGGTCACCCGGCTGCGGGACGTCCTGCGTGAGCACGGCGTACCGGACTCCGACGTGTCCGGCTCACGGCTGCAGCTCTCCTCGCAGTACAAGGGCTACGGCGCGGACCGGACCTTCCACGGCTACGGCTGCGAGGCCACGTACACCGTGCGGACGGAGGAGCTGGCCGGGCTGGAGCTTTTGATCGAGGACGCGGTGACGGCCGGCGCGAACCGCGTCGACGCCGTGCGGTTCGAGGTGGAGGACAAGCCCGCGATGCGGGACGAGGCCCGGCGCCGGGCGGTGGCGGCCGCCCGGCGCAAGGCCGAGGTGTACGCGCAGGCGTGCGGGGTGCGGCTGGGGCCGGTCATCCACATCGAGGACGTCGACCCGGAGTCGATGGGCAGCTACAGCCACGGCCGCCGCAAGGGCGGGGACCCCGAGGAGGACGGCGCCCTCACTCCGGGCTCGGTACGCGTCGAGGCGGCCGTGCTCCTCGGCTTCGCGCTGCTGCCGGAGTGA
- a CDS encoding acetyl-CoA C-acetyltransferase, protein MPEAYIVDAVRTPVGRRGGGLSAVHPADLGAHVLKALIERSGVDPAAVEDVVFGCLDTVGPQAGDIARTAWLAAGLPEEVPGVTVDRQCGSSQQAVHFAAQGVLSGTQDLVVAGGTQNMSMIPIAFASRQAAEPLGLDEGPYAGSAGWRARYGDAPVNQFHGAQLIAQKWGITRQDMEEFALRSHRRAVRAIDEGRFARETVAYGDVSVDEGPRRDTTLEKMATLKPVVEGGTITAAVSSQVSDGAAAMLIASERAVREHGLRPRARIHHLSVRGEDPIRMLSAPIPATAHALKKTGMSLADIDLVEINEAFAPVVLAWLKETGADPQRVNVNGGAIALGHPLGATGVKLMTTLLHELERTGGRFGLQTMCEGGGQANVTIIERL, encoded by the coding sequence ATGCCCGAGGCCTACATAGTCGATGCGGTACGCACGCCCGTCGGGCGGCGGGGCGGCGGTCTGTCCGCCGTCCACCCCGCCGACCTGGGCGCACACGTCCTGAAGGCACTGATCGAGCGGTCCGGGGTGGACCCGGCCGCCGTGGAGGACGTGGTGTTCGGCTGCCTCGACACGGTGGGGCCGCAGGCGGGGGACATCGCCCGGACCGCCTGGCTGGCGGCCGGCCTGCCCGAGGAGGTCCCCGGGGTCACCGTCGACCGCCAGTGCGGGTCCTCGCAGCAGGCCGTGCACTTCGCGGCGCAGGGCGTCCTGTCCGGCACGCAGGACCTGGTGGTCGCGGGCGGCACCCAGAACATGTCGATGATCCCGATCGCCTTCGCCTCACGGCAGGCGGCGGAGCCCCTCGGTCTGGACGAGGGACCGTACGCGGGCTCGGCGGGCTGGCGGGCCCGGTACGGGGACGCCCCGGTGAACCAGTTCCACGGCGCCCAGCTCATCGCGCAGAAGTGGGGGATCACCCGGCAGGACATGGAGGAGTTCGCGCTCCGCTCCCACCGGCGGGCGGTCCGCGCCATCGACGAGGGCCGCTTCGCGCGCGAGACGGTGGCGTACGGGGACGTGAGCGTGGACGAGGGCCCGCGCCGGGACACGACCCTGGAGAAGATGGCCACCCTCAAGCCGGTGGTCGAGGGCGGCACCATCACGGCGGCCGTCTCCTCGCAGGTCTCGGACGGTGCGGCGGCCATGCTGATCGCCTCCGAGCGGGCGGTACGGGAACACGGCCTGCGGCCGCGCGCCCGCATCCACCACCTCTCGGTACGGGGCGAGGACCCCATCCGCATGCTGTCCGCGCCGATCCCGGCCACCGCCCACGCGCTGAAGAAGACCGGCATGTCGCTGGCCGACATCGACCTGGTGGAGATCAACGAGGCGTTCGCCCCGGTGGTGCTGGCCTGGCTGAAGGAGACCGGGGCCGACCCGCAGCGGGTCAACGTCAACGGCGGCGCGATCGCGCTCGGCCACCCCCTGGGGGCGACCGGGGTGAAGCTGATGACCACCCTGCTGCACGAACTGGAACGCACCGGCGGCCGCTTCGGCCTCCAAACCATGTGCGAGGGCGGCGGCCAGGCCAACGTGACGATCATCGAGCGGCTGTAG
- a CDS encoding SDR family NAD(P)-dependent oxidoreductase, with protein MGERLGGKVVVITGAGRGQGAAEARLCAEAGARVVVTDVREDEGRAVAAELGDQGLYVRHDVADAASWATVVKETVRAFGTVSALVNNAALWRTAHVEQQRPEEFEALLRVNLLGPFLGIQAVAPVLRAGGGGSVVNISSTAGLVGIPGHAAYGSTKFGLRGLTRSAALDLAGDRIRVNSVHPGAIDTPMVAEAVAGRDWSHVPLGRIGRPQEVAELVLFLCSDASSYVTGSEFTVDGGMTTA; from the coding sequence GTGGGGGAGCGGCTCGGCGGAAAGGTCGTCGTGATCACCGGCGCCGGCCGCGGCCAGGGCGCCGCCGAGGCCCGGCTGTGCGCGGAGGCGGGGGCCCGGGTCGTCGTCACCGACGTACGGGAGGACGAGGGCCGGGCGGTGGCCGCCGAACTGGGCGATCAGGGACTGTACGTCCGCCACGACGTGGCCGACGCGGCGAGCTGGGCGACGGTGGTGAAGGAGACGGTCCGCGCCTTCGGGACGGTATCGGCCTTGGTCAACAATGCGGCCCTGTGGCGCACCGCCCACGTGGAACAGCAGCGGCCGGAGGAGTTCGAAGCGCTCCTGCGGGTGAACCTGCTCGGCCCGTTCCTCGGCATCCAGGCGGTCGCGCCGGTGCTGCGGGCGGGCGGGGGCGGCTCGGTCGTCAACATCTCCTCCACCGCCGGACTGGTCGGGATACCGGGCCACGCCGCCTACGGATCCACCAAGTTCGGGCTGCGCGGACTGACCCGGTCGGCGGCGCTCGACCTCGCCGGGGACCGGATCCGGGTCAACTCGGTGCACCCGGGGGCCATCGACACCCCGATGGTGGCCGAGGCGGTGGCGGGCCGGGACTGGTCGCACGTACCGCTGGGGCGCATCGGCCGCCCGCAGGAGGTCGCGGAGCTGGTCCTCTTCCTCTGCTCGGACGCGTCCTCGTACGTGACGGGCAGCGAGTTCACCGTGGACGGGGGGATGACGACGGCATGA
- a CDS encoding DEAD/DEAH box helicase: MTSSSSARPSRRPTRGRGAAQGRPKSGAGRQKSAPVARPQEFTMPEPIAPALPPVESFGDMDMPEALLKTLAAQGVTEPFPIQAATLPNSLAGRDLLGRGRTGSGKTLAFGLALLARTAGRRAQPKAPLALVLVPTRELAQQVTDALAPYATAVNLRIATVVGGMSINRQSGALRRGAEVLVATPGRLKDLIDRGDADLSQVSITVLDEADQMTDMGFMPQVTALLKQVEAGGQRMLFSATLDKNIDKLVKMFLTDPVGHSVDPSAGAVTTMEHHVLYVMDETDKKAVATRIAARDGRVIMFVDTKRGVDRMVKKLLADGVRASGLHGGRSQPQRNRTLDWFKTGEVTALVATNVAARGIHIDDLDLVVNVDPPTDHKDYLHRGGRTARAGESGSVVTLVLPDQKRDMTRLMSDAGISPRTAQIKSSDEELARLTGAKEPSGIPVVLEVPQPTAPKQRSGSGAGSGARRRSGGGPRTGAATGGAPAAGGRSRRSGGGASGQAPAASGSGQARRGGQGGGAAAGGSGERGRRGTGAAGGGAAAASSRSRVGSGGQGRRRAV; the protein is encoded by the coding sequence ATGACCAGCTCCAGCTCCGCACGACCCAGCCGCCGCCCCACCCGGGGTCGAGGTGCGGCCCAGGGGCGTCCGAAGTCTGGCGCGGGACGGCAGAAGTCCGCGCCCGTTGCCCGGCCCCAGGAATTCACCATGCCCGAGCCGATCGCCCCGGCGCTGCCGCCGGTCGAGTCGTTCGGGGACATGGACATGCCCGAGGCGCTGCTGAAGACCCTCGCCGCCCAGGGCGTCACCGAGCCGTTCCCGATCCAGGCCGCGACGCTGCCGAACTCCCTCGCCGGCCGTGACCTGCTCGGCCGCGGCCGTACCGGCTCCGGCAAGACGCTGGCCTTCGGCCTGGCGCTGCTGGCCCGTACCGCCGGCCGCCGCGCGCAGCCGAAGGCGCCGCTCGCGCTGGTCCTCGTACCGACCCGTGAGCTCGCGCAGCAGGTCACCGACGCCCTGGCCCCGTACGCCACGGCCGTCAACCTGCGCATCGCGACCGTCGTCGGCGGCATGTCGATCAACCGGCAGTCGGGCGCCCTGCGCCGCGGCGCCGAGGTGCTCGTCGCCACCCCCGGCCGCCTGAAGGACCTCATCGACCGCGGTGACGCCGACCTCTCGCAGGTCTCGATCACCGTCCTCGACGAGGCCGACCAGATGACCGACATGGGCTTCATGCCGCAGGTCACGGCGCTGCTCAAGCAGGTCGAGGCCGGCGGTCAGCGGATGCTGTTCTCGGCGACGCTGGACAAGAACATCGACAAGCTCGTCAAGATGTTCCTGACCGACCCGGTCGGCCACTCCGTCGACCCGTCGGCCGGTGCGGTCACCACCATGGAGCACCACGTCCTGTACGTCATGGACGAGACCGACAAGAAGGCCGTGGCGACGCGTATAGCCGCTCGCGACGGCCGGGTGATCATGTTCGTCGACACCAAGCGCGGGGTCGACCGCATGGTCAAGAAGCTGCTGGCGGACGGCGTACGCGCCTCCGGCCTGCACGGCGGCCGCTCCCAGCCGCAGCGCAACCGCACCCTCGACTGGTTCAAGACGGGCGAGGTCACCGCGCTGGTCGCCACCAACGTCGCGGCCCGCGGCATCCACATCGACGACCTCGACCTGGTCGTCAACGTGGACCCGCCCACCGACCACAAGGACTACCTGCACCGCGGCGGCCGTACCGCCCGGGCCGGCGAGTCCGGCAGCGTGGTCACCCTGGTCCTCCCCGACCAGAAGCGGGACATGACCCGGCTGATGTCGGACGCCGGGATCTCCCCGCGCACCGCGCAGATCAAGTCCTCCGACGAGGAACTGGCCCGGCTGACCGGCGCCAAGGAGCCTTCGGGCATCCCGGTCGTGCTGGAGGTTCCGCAGCCGACCGCGCCCAAGCAGCGTTCCGGCTCCGGTGCGGGCTCCGGCGCGCGCCGCCGCTCGGGCGGCGGGCCGCGCACCGGTGCCGCCACGGGCGGCGCTCCGGCGGCCGGCGGTCGTAGCCGCCGTTCCGGCGGGGGCGCCTCCGGGCAGGCCCCGGCGGCCTCCGGTTCGGGCCAGGCCCGGCGCGGCGGCCAGGGCGGCGGCGCGGCGGCCGGCGGCTCCGGCGAGCGCGGCCGGCGCGGGACGGGCGCCGCCGGCGGCGGTGCGGCCGCGGCTTCCTCGCGCAGCCGGGTCGGCTCCGGGGGCCAGGGCCGCCGCCGGGCGGTCTGA
- a CDS encoding acyl-CoA dehydrogenase family protein, with product MELTHTADVEAFRAEARDWLRTHVPARPLPSLETAAGFAAHREWEALLHAERWSVVSWPEEYGGRGVDIVKWLVFEEEYWAAGAPGRVSQNGISLLAPTLFDHASPQQRARVLPSMASGEVIWAQAWSEPGSGSDLASLTSRAVRTAGGWLLTGQKTWSSRAAFADRAFGIFRTDPDTPKPHQGLTYLMFDLRAPGVTVRPIGRLDGKPAFAEIFLDQVFVPDEDVIGEPGQGWRIAMSTTGNERGLTLRSPGRFLAAADRLVGLWREHGDPSDTALRDRVADAVVGARAYELFTWANASRFAAGATIGAESSLNKVFWSEYDIALHETALDLLGPDAELAEGEWAEPWVFSLAGPIYAGTNEIQRDIIAERLLGLPKGRR from the coding sequence ATGGAACTCACCCACACGGCGGACGTGGAGGCCTTCCGGGCCGAGGCCCGCGACTGGCTCCGCACCCATGTCCCGGCCCGGCCCCTTCCCTCCCTGGAGACGGCCGCGGGCTTCGCGGCGCACCGGGAGTGGGAGGCGCTGCTGCACGCGGAGCGCTGGTCGGTGGTCTCGTGGCCCGAGGAGTACGGGGGCCGGGGCGTGGACATCGTCAAGTGGCTGGTCTTCGAGGAGGAGTACTGGGCCGCGGGCGCGCCCGGCCGGGTCTCGCAGAACGGCATCAGCCTCCTCGCCCCCACCCTCTTCGACCACGCGAGCCCGCAGCAGCGCGCGCGGGTCCTGCCGTCGATGGCGAGCGGCGAGGTGATCTGGGCGCAGGCCTGGTCGGAGCCCGGGTCCGGGTCCGACCTGGCCTCGCTGACGTCGCGGGCGGTCCGCACGGCGGGCGGCTGGCTGCTGACCGGGCAGAAGACCTGGTCCTCGCGGGCGGCCTTCGCGGACCGCGCCTTCGGGATCTTCCGCACCGACCCGGACACCCCCAAACCCCACCAGGGCCTGACGTACCTGATGTTCGACCTGCGGGCGCCGGGGGTGACGGTGCGGCCCATCGGGCGGCTCGACGGCAAGCCGGCCTTCGCGGAGATCTTCCTGGACCAGGTCTTCGTACCGGACGAGGACGTGATCGGGGAGCCCGGGCAGGGCTGGCGGATCGCCATGTCGACGACCGGCAACGAGCGCGGGCTGACCCTGCGCTCCCCCGGCCGTTTCCTGGCCGCGGCGGACCGGCTGGTCGGCCTGTGGCGCGAACACGGGGACCCGTCCGACACCGCGCTGCGGGACCGGGTGGCGGACGCGGTGGTCGGGGCCCGCGCGTACGAGCTGTTCACCTGGGCGAACGCCTCCCGCTTCGCGGCGGGCGCGACGATCGGCGCCGAGTCCAGCCTGAACAAGGTGTTCTGGTCCGAGTACGACATCGCCCTGCACGAGACGGCGCTGGACCTGCTGGGCCCGGACGCGGAGCTCGCGGAGGGCGAGTGGGCCGAGCCGTGGGTGTTCTCCCTGGCCGGGCCGATCTACGCGGGGACGAACGAGATCCAGCGCGACATCATCGCCGAGCGGCTGCTCGGCCTCCCGAAGGGCCGCCGCTGA
- a CDS encoding SDR family oxidoreductase, which translates to MTAPDYVPGHGLLKDRTAVVTAAAGAGIGGATARRLLEEGARIVIGDAHARRLKETEEALAAEFGADRVTSLPCDVTEEDQVQALFALAEHTHGRLDIVVNNAGLGGTAALVDMTDDQWSRVLDVTLNGTFRCTRAALRAFKSSGGGGGVIVNNASVIGWRAQTGQAHYAAAKAGVMALTRCAALEAAEFGVRVNAVAPSLAMHPHLVKVTSEELLAELTAREAFGRYAEPWEVANVIVFLASAYSSYMTGETVSVSSQHA; encoded by the coding sequence GTGACCGCTCCCGACTATGTCCCCGGGCACGGACTGCTGAAGGACCGCACCGCCGTCGTCACCGCCGCCGCCGGGGCCGGCATCGGCGGGGCCACCGCCCGCCGCCTCCTGGAGGAGGGCGCCCGCATCGTCATCGGAGACGCCCACGCCCGCCGTCTGAAGGAGACCGAGGAGGCGCTCGCCGCCGAGTTCGGCGCCGACCGCGTCACCTCCCTGCCCTGCGACGTCACCGAAGAGGACCAGGTCCAGGCCCTCTTCGCGCTCGCCGAACACACCCACGGCCGCCTCGACATCGTCGTCAACAACGCCGGCCTCGGCGGCACCGCCGCCCTCGTCGACATGACCGACGACCAGTGGTCCCGCGTCCTCGACGTCACCCTGAACGGAACCTTCCGCTGCACCCGCGCCGCCCTGCGCGCGTTCAAGTCGTCCGGCGGTGGCGGCGGAGTGATCGTCAACAACGCCTCCGTCATCGGCTGGCGCGCCCAGACCGGCCAGGCCCACTACGCCGCCGCCAAGGCCGGGGTGATGGCCCTGACCCGCTGCGCGGCCCTGGAGGCCGCCGAGTTCGGCGTACGCGTCAACGCGGTCGCCCCGAGCCTGGCCATGCACCCACACCTGGTGAAGGTCACCAGCGAGGAGCTCCTGGCCGAACTCACCGCCCGCGAGGCCTTCGGCCGCTACGCCGAACCCTGGGAGGTCGCCAACGTCATCGTCTTCCTGGCCAGCGCCTACTCGTCGTACATGACCGGCGAGACGGTCTCGGTCAGCAGCCAGCACGCCTGA
- a CDS encoding alpha/beta hydrolase has product MSGLRAPDPLSPQARQLCDAMTAGFPGPGDIRALRAAAASGSGREGPAVASVSDTVAGGVPVRVYDPAPGRSGRPLVVFLHGGGWVMCGLDSHDVTCRSLAVAAGAVVVSADYRLAPEHPWPAAPDDALTVLLWARDRARALGCDPGRVVLAGDSSGGNLAAVTALRAPGLAAGQVLFYPPLDAWMDSASVETYAEGYFHTAAHMAWYWDQYGGDPEHPHVSPLRAPDLSGLPPALIVLADCDVLRDEGLAYTRRLAAAGVDCTLQLHPGVFHGFLGLPLPAGAAALRAAAAWVAGVGRAARPGTQA; this is encoded by the coding sequence ATGAGCGGCCTCCGTGCACCCGATCCCCTCTCACCGCAGGCCAGGCAGCTGTGCGACGCGATGACCGCCGGCTTCCCGGGCCCGGGCGACATCCGCGCGCTGCGGGCGGCCGCCGCGTCCGGGTCCGGCCGCGAGGGCCCGGCCGTGGCCTCGGTGTCCGACACCGTCGCGGGCGGGGTCCCGGTCCGCGTCTACGATCCCGCGCCCGGCCGGTCCGGCCGGCCCCTGGTCGTCTTCCTGCACGGCGGCGGCTGGGTGATGTGCGGCCTGGACAGCCACGACGTGACCTGCCGTTCCCTGGCCGTGGCCGCAGGAGCGGTGGTCGTCTCGGCGGACTACCGGCTGGCCCCGGAACACCCCTGGCCGGCGGCGCCGGACGACGCGCTCACCGTCCTGCTCTGGGCCCGGGACCGGGCCCGGGCGCTCGGCTGCGACCCCGGCCGGGTGGTGCTGGCCGGGGACTCCAGCGGCGGCAACCTCGCGGCCGTGACGGCCCTGCGCGCGCCCGGACTCGCAGCGGGGCAGGTGCTGTTCTATCCGCCGCTGGACGCCTGGATGGACTCCGCCTCCGTGGAGACGTACGCGGAGGGCTACTTCCACACCGCCGCCCACATGGCCTGGTACTGGGACCAGTACGGCGGCGACCCGGAGCACCCGCACGTCTCGCCGCTGCGCGCCCCCGACCTGTCGGGCCTGCCGCCCGCCCTGATCGTCCTCGCCGACTGCGACGTGCTGCGCGACGAGGGGCTCGCGTACACCCGCCGGCTGGCGGCGGCCGGCGTCGACTGCACGCTCCAGCTCCACCCGGGGGTCTTCCACGGCTTCCTGGGACTGCCGCTTCCGGCGGGCGCCGCCGCGCTCCGGGCGGCCGCGGCCTGGGTGGCGGGGGTGGGAAGGGCGGCGCGGCCGGGCACCCAGGCATGA